CGGGGTGCGGCGATCCGGCCACGGCAGCCAGCCGCGATTGACCAGCAGCCACAGCCCGCTGGCGTGGTCGAGGAATGGTTGCAGCAGTTCGACGCCCACCTTGCCGTCGTGCTGGCGGTTGTCCAGCAGGAGGCTGTGCTCGGCGTCGAAATGGCCACGCAGGCTGACCGGTCGAAAGGCCGGATCCGCCGTTTGCGCAAGCTCGGCGCTGTCCATCGGCTTGGCCACGCGGCGCTCGGCATAAGTGTCCATGAGCACACGCTTCTGTTCGCCCCGGCCCAATTGCCAGAACCCCAGGCACACCATCACCGGCACCAGCACGGCTACCACCAATGACGGCACGAGGCCCGGCCGGAAGCCTTTCATGGCGCCGCCCAAAGGCTATTGAACGAGATAGCTATACTCACCTGCATCGCGTCCCCCCGGAGTGTTCCTGATGCTCAAAGCAGCCATCGCCCTGATGCTGATCGCCACGGTTGCCAGCCTGTTCAGCGGCTTGTTTTTTCTGGTCAAGGACGAAAGCGATTCCAATCGCCTGGTCATCGCCCTGGCGATTCGTGTCGCCTTGGCCGCTGTCACCGTCGGCTTGATCGCCTGGGGCTTTTTCAGCGGCCAGTTGGTGTCGCATGCTCCTTGGTAAAGAGCCGTCCTGGTAGCGGTTGCCTCAGAGTATGTAGACGAAGAAGAACAAGCCGATCCACACCACATCGACGAAGTGCCAATACCAGCTCGCGGCCTCGAAGCCGAACTGATGCTCGTTGTCGAAGTGCCCGCGCATGATGCGCATCAGCATCACGAACAAGATGATCGTGCCGATGGTGACGTGGGCGCCGTGGAAACCGGTGAGCATGAAGAACGTCGCGCCGTAGATGCCCGAGCCCAACGTCAGGCCCAGCTCTTTATAGGCGTGGATGTATTCCTCGGCCTGGAAACCCAGGAAGGCGCAACCCAGCAACACGGTGATCGCCAGCCAGATTTTCAACGCCCCACGATGGCCTTTTTTCAGGGCATGGTGGGCGATGGTCACGGTGACGCTGGAACTGACCAGCAGGATGGTGTTGAGCAGCGGCAAGCCCCAAGGGCTGATCACATCCTTGGGCGGTGGGAATAGCTTGGGATCGGGGTTGTTCAACAACGGCCAGACGTATTCGAAGTTCGGCCAGAGCATTTCCGATAAACCCTTGCTGCCTTCGCCGGCCAACCCCGGCGCGGAGATCGTGCGCACGTAGAACAGCGCGCCGAAGAAGGCAATGAAGAACATCACTTCGGAAAAGATGAACCAGCTCATGCCCCAGCGGAACGAGCGGTCGAGCTGGGCGCTGTACAGCCCCGCGCGGCTTTCCTTGATGACCGCGCCGAACCAGCCGAACAGCATGTAGGCCACCAGCAGGCCGCCGACGAAGAAGATCAGCGGGCCGTGGGATTCCGGGCGCGCCGCCTTCAGGTCGTTGAACCAGGTCGCCAGGCCGTACACCGTGACGAACATCCCGACCGTGGCGATGATCGGCCATTTGCTCTGGGCCGGGACGTAATAGTGCTCATGAGTTGCCATTTATTGTTCTCCTTATCGGGCACGCTATCGGTCAGTGTTTACAGCCACCGGAGGATGACGAGCAGTGATATCGAACAGCGTGTAGGACAGCGTCAGGTGCTTCACTTCCTTGGGCATGTCCCGGTCGACGATGAAGCGCATGGGCATTTCGATGCGTTCGCCGGGTTGCAGCACTTGCTGGGTAAAACAAAAACATTCGGTCTTGTGGAAATATGCCGCCGCGGTGCTCGGCGAGATGCTCGGCACCGCCTGGGCGCTCATTGGCCGGTCGGTGGGGTTGTGAGCGACGAACACCATCTCGTTGACCGCCCCTGGCTTGACCACCAATTGGTCGCCCTTGGGGTAGAAGTCCCAGACCATGTCCACCGAATTGGTCGACAGGAACTGCACGCGGACTTGCCGCGATTCATCCACGGTCTGCTCGCCTTCGTACTGCCCGCCGGTCTTGCCGTTGATGCCGAACGCCTTGCACATCACGTCATAGATCGGCACCAGGGCAAACCCGAAGATGAACATGGCCACCACCACCAGCAACAGGCGGGTGACCAGCTTCTTCATCGAAATCGAATCAGCCATGATTCTGAACCCCTACAGATAACTCTGTGGGAGCGGGCTTGCTCGCGAAGCAGGCGCTACGGTCTAACAGGAACACCGCGTCATCGTTCTTCGCGAGCAAGCCCGCTCCCACATTCATTTCACTTCCGGCGGCGTGGTAAACGTGTGATACGGCGCCGGCGACGGCACGCTCCACTCCAGGCCTTCGGCGCCATCCCACGGTTTGGCCGGTGCTGCGGGGCCGCCGCGGATGGTCTTGATCACGATGAACAGGAAGAAGATCTGCGTGGTGCCGAACATGAACGCGCCGATGGACGAGACCATGTTGAAGTCGGCGAACTGGAGGTTGTAGTCGGGAATCCGCCGGGGCATGCCCGCCAGGCCGACGAAGTGCATCGGGAAGAACGCCATGTTCATGCCGATGAACGAGAGCCAGAAGTGCAGCTTGCCGAGGGTTTCGTCGTACATGTGGCCGGTCCATTTCGGCAGCCAGTAGTAAGCCGAGGCGAAGATCCCGAAGATCGCGCCGGGCACCAGCACGTAGTGGAAGTGCGCGACCACGAAGTAGGTGTCCTGGTACTGGAAGTCCGCCGGGGCGATGGCCAGCATCAGCCCGGAGAAACCGCCGATGGAAAACAGGATCACGAACGCCACGGCGAACAGCATCGGCGTCTCGAAGGTCAGCGAGCCCTGCCACATGGTGCTGGCCCAGTTGAACACCTTCACCCCGGTGGGCACGGCGATCAGCAGGGTCGCGTACATGAAGAACAGCTCGCCCACCAGCGGGATGCCGACCACGAACATGTGGTGCGCCCAGACAATGAACGACAGGAACGCAATGGCGGCGGTGGCGTAGACCATCGAGGTGTAGCCGAACAACGGC
This genomic interval from Pseudomonas alvandae contains the following:
- a CDS encoding cytochrome c oxidase assembly protein, producing MADSISMKKLVTRLLLVVVAMFIFGFALVPIYDVMCKAFGINGKTGGQYEGEQTVDESRQVRVQFLSTNSVDMVWDFYPKGDQLVVKPGAVNEMVFVAHNPTDRPMSAQAVPSISPSTAAAYFHKTECFCFTQQVLQPGERIEMPMRFIVDRDMPKEVKHLTLSYTLFDITARHPPVAVNTDR
- a CDS encoding cytochrome c oxidase subunit 3; translation: MATHEHYYVPAQSKWPIIATVGMFVTVYGLATWFNDLKAARPESHGPLIFFVGGLLVAYMLFGWFGAVIKESRAGLYSAQLDRSFRWGMSWFIFSEVMFFIAFFGALFYVRTISAPGLAGEGSKGLSEMLWPNFEYVWPLLNNPDPKLFPPPKDVISPWGLPLLNTILLVSSSVTVTIAHHALKKGHRGALKIWLAITVLLGCAFLGFQAEEYIHAYKELGLTLGSGIYGATFFMLTGFHGAHVTIGTIILFVMLMRIMRGHFDNEHQFGFEAASWYWHFVDVVWIGLFFFVYIL
- a CDS encoding twin transmembrane helix small protein, which codes for MLKAAIALMLIATVASLFSGLFFLVKDESDSNRLVIALAIRVALAAVTVGLIAWGFFSGQLVSHAPW